One region of Gossypium raimondii isolate GPD5lz chromosome 6, ASM2569854v1, whole genome shotgun sequence genomic DNA includes:
- the LOC105774113 gene encoding peroxidase 12, producing MAKATSFTAFLLMSSLFLSSHFSVSKADNSAPIVSGLSWTFYKTSCPKVESIIRKQLQKVFKKDIGQAAGLLRLHFHDCFVQGCDASVLLDGSASGPSEQDAPPNLTLRGFEIINDLRARVHKECGRVVSCADIAALAARDSVYLSGGPDYDVPLGRRDGLSFATRNATLQNLPAPFANATAILSSLATKNFDPTDVVALSGGHTIGISHCSSFTGRLYPTQDTTMDQTFAKNLKQVCPTANSSNTTVLDIRTPNKFDNKYYVDLMNRQGLFTSDQDLYTNSRTRGIVTSFAVNQTLFFEKFVAAMVKMSQLSVLTGKAGEIRANCSVRNANNNSLLASVVEEEARSEY from the exons ATGGCTAAAGCTACATCTTTTACTGCTTTCCTTTTGATGTcttctctatttctttcttctcaCTTTTCTGTCTCAAAAGCAGACAACTCCGCTCCCATAGTGAGTGGTCTCTCATGGACTTTCTACAAAACTTCATGTCCCAAAGTAGAATCCATTATTAGAAAACAACTGCAGAAGGTTTTCAAGAAGGACATAGGCCAAGCTGCTGGCTTGCTCCGTCTTCATTTCCATGACTGCTTTGTTCAG GGATGTGATGCATCGGTGCTGCTGGATGGATCAGCGAGTGGACCAAGCGAGCAGGATGCTCCGCCGAACCTGACCTTGAGAGGATTCGAAATCATCAATGACCTGCGTGCGCGTGTCCACAAGGAGTGTGGAAGAGTCGTCTCTTGTGCTGATATCGCTGCTCTTGCTGCTCGTGACTCTGTTTACCTG TCTGGAGGTCCGGACTATGACGTGCCATTGGGAAGGCGGGATGGACTGAGCTTCGCCACAAGAAATGCTACATTGCAGAACTTGCCCGCACCCTTCGCCAATGCTACCGCCATCCTCTCCAGTCTCGCTACCAAAAACTTTGACCCCACAGATGTTGTGGCTCTCTCTGGTGGCCACACCATCGGCATCAGCCATTGCAGCTCTTTCACTGGCCGCCTTTACCCTACTCAAGACACCACCATGGATCAAACCTTTGCCAAAAACCTCAAGCAAGTTTGTCCTACTGCAAATTCTTCAAACACCACGGTGTTAGATATAAGGACCCCTAACAAATTCGATAACAAGTATTACGTTGATCTCATGAACCGCCAGGGTCTTTTCACCTCCGACCAAGACTTGTACACAAATAGTAGGACCAGGGGCATTGTTACTAGCTTTGCTGTTAACCAGACTCTCTTCTTTGAGAAGTTTGTGGCGGCCATGGTAAAGATGAGTCAGTTGAGTGTCTTGACAGGCAAGGCCGGTGAAATTCGTGCCAATTGCTCCGTAAGGAATGCCAATAACAACTCCCTCTTAGCGTCTGTGGTGGAAGAGGAAGCTAGGTCTGAATATTAA
- the LOC105774299 gene encoding probable serine/threonine-protein kinase At1g54610, whose product MGCVQGKNPMKSPPRGLEKLKMENGYKGKGAFAAHRRSTGQRYTDPDRVHRPEPPKKLNGFGSADGVVAGKEKESSNETVERRNVLVAGDEMVDGWPKWLIDNIPKEVLAGLVPKSAESYDKLDKIGQGTYSNVYKARDKVTGKIVALKKVRFDTSEPESVKFMAREIMILQKLDHPNVVKLEGLATSRMQYSLYLVFDFMHSDLARIMFRPEERLTEPQIKCYMHQLLSGLQHCHERGILHRDIKGSNLLIDKSGMLKIADFGLANYFSPNRKCPLTSRVVTLWYRAPELLLGSTDYGVGIDLWSAGCLLGEMFAGRPIMPGRTEVEQLHKIFKLCGTPSEAYWKKLRLSTTFRPPQSCKPSLADAFRNFPQSSLGLLSTLLALDPAYRGSASSALQNEFFLTSPLACDLSGLPVVYNKDDEANEQRKHRNPNIRQRSRALREQRKQDEVGEENEDDNVRREDSKTPEPNVQVQEAGSSTTSTSSGSKQTQVESPSLLLSPFASSGQKTSPNTNVYSNGSKNIRNRPPLPKSQTRAKNYQKNNDNTYRISQVSRSASTREFSTSNEGKQLPYATYD is encoded by the exons ATGGGTTGTGTTCAAGGCAAGAACCCAATGAAATCACCACCTAGGGGCTTAGAGAAgctaaaaatggaaaatgggtATAAAGGAAAAGGAGCATTTGCCGCTCATAGAAGGTCGACTGGTCAGAGGTATACTGATCCAGATCGGGTTCATAGGCCCGAACCGCCAAAAAAGCTTAATGGATTTGGTAGTGCTGATGGTGTTGTTGCCggtaaagaaaaagagagtagCAATGAAACTGTTGAAAGGAGAAATGTTTTGGTTGCTGGAGATGAAATGGTTGACGGATGGCCTAAATGGCTAATTGACAATATCCCTAAAGAGGTTTTGGCTGGTTTGGTTCCAAAAAGTGCCGAGTCGTATGATAAGCTTGATAAG ATAGGCCAGGGTACCTACAGCAATGTGTATAAAGCTCGAGATAAGGTAACTGGAAAGATAGTTGCCTTGAAGAAGGTCCGTTTTGACACATCAGAACCTGAGAGTGTGAAATTTATGGCACGAGAGATAATGATATTACAGAAGTTGGATCATCCCAATGTAGTGAAGCTTGAGGGATTGGCAACATCAAGAATGCAATATAGTCTTTATCTAGTTTTTGACTTCATGCATTCGGATCTGGCAAGAATCATGTTTCGTCCTGAGGAAAGGCTTACTGAGCCACAG ATAAAATGTTACATGCATCAGCTGCTTTCGGGTTTGCAACACTGCCACGAGAGGGGCATTTTACATCGGGATATTAAAGGATCAAATTTGCTGATTGACAAAAGCGGGATGCTAAAGATTGCTGACTTTGGGCTTgcaaattatttttctccaaacCGGAAATGTCCTCTCACAAGCCGAGTTGTGACACTATGGTATAGAGCCCCTGAGCTGTTGTTAGGTTCAACAGATTATGGAGTTGGAATTGATCTTTGGAGTGCTGGATGCCTTTTGGGTGAGATGTTTGCAGGGAGGCCAATCATGCCAGGTAGAACAGAG GTTGAGCAACTTCACAAGATTTTCAAGTTGTGCGGTACTCCATCAGAGGCATATTGGAAAAAGTTGAGGCTGTCAACAACTTTCCGACCTCCGCAATCATGCAAACCTAGTTTAGCGGATGCTTTCAGGAACTTTCCTCAGTCTTCCTTGGGTCTTTTAAGCACCCTTCTTGCTTTAGATCCTGCATACCGTGGTTCTGCATCTTCAGCGCTTCAAAATGAA TTTTTTCTCACAAGTCCACTAGCGTGCGACCTTTCTGGTCTTCCTGTTGTTTATAACAAGGATGATGAAGCCAATGAGCAGAGAAA GCATAGAAATCCAAATATAAGGCAACGGTCTCGAGCGCTTCGTGAACAGAGGAAACAGGATGAGGTGGGTGAAGAAAACGAAGATGACAACGTTCGTAGGGAG GACAGTAAGACTCCTGAGCCAAATGTGCAAGTTCAAGAGGCTGGGAGTAGTACCACCAGCACCTCATCAGGTTCAAAGCAGACCCAGGTGGAGAGTCCTTCCCTATTGCTCTCTCCATTTGCTTCTTCTGGCCAAAAGACATCTCCAAACACCAATGTTTATTCTAATGGTAGTAAGAACATCAGAAACCGTCCCCCTTTACCCAAATCACAAACACGGGCCAAAAACTATCAGAAGAACAATGATAACACGTACAGAATAAGTCAAGTCAGTAGGTCTGCATCCACAAGGGAATTCAGTACTTCGAATGAAGGGAAGCAATTACCATATGCTACTTATGATTAG